A region of the Peredibacter starrii genome:
AATTTGAGTGCTGTCGGATTAGCGGAAACGACATGGGTATCAGCGTCGTGAATTACGACTCCGGTATTGAAATTCTCATATAGGACATCAAACTTTGAATAACGTTCCATAAGGTAGACATTATCAACGATACAGCAGAATCCAGACTTAATTTTACAAAAAATTAAGGTTTTACAGGTCTTTTCACCCTATAATTTATCTATCCACCTCTACAGAAGAAACGACCATGAACCACGTCTTGCTCATCAATAGCCGAGACCAAAAAGGACTCATTTCTAAAATTTCTACCATCCTTTATCAAAACGATCTCAATATTGTGGAAATGAAAGAACATGTGGATCGTGCATCCGATACCTTCTATATGCGTTGTGAATTTACCGGAGATGGAAACATCGAGGCGATAAAAGATAAAATTAAGAAGGAACTTCCGGCCAATGCGCAGTTGACTCTCAATCCAAAGAAGAAGAAAGACGTTGTGATTTTGGCGACGAAGGAGCATCACTGCCTAAGTGATATCCTTATCCGTCATTATTTTTCAGAACTTGATATTGAGATCAAATGTGTCATTGCCAATCATACAAACCTTAAAGAACTTGTGAATAAATTTGGGATTGAGTTCGTGCACATTAGTCATGAAAACAAAACCAAAGAGGCCTTTGAACAAGAAATTCTGGATTACACGAAGAAGTTCAATCCCGATTACCTGGTACTGGCGAAATTCATGCGGATTCTGTCTTCAAATTTCGTGAAACATTATCCAAACAAGATCATCAATATCCATCACTCATTTTTGCCTGCCTTCATCGGAGCAAATCCTTACCGTCAGGCCTATGAAAGAGGTATTAAGATCATCGGGGCCACTTCCCACTTTGTGACGGATGAATTGGACCAAGGTCCAATCATTTCCCAGAAAACCATTCAAGTGGACCACTCATTTTCAGCGGAAGACATGAAAAAGGCCGGACGAGACACTGAACGGCTCGCCCTTGCTGAGGCCCTCAATCACGCTATTGATGACCGGATATTTGTGATGGGAAATAAAACGGTGATTCTGACTTAAAAGTTGTAATGCAGACCGAGCATCAGATCTCCATCAATCCCAGTATCTTGAATGATATTGGCAGTCAGGTTTCCTTTTAGAAAGAGTTCCAATGGAACTTCTTTGAATTCATGGAAAAGACCTAAAGTTCCGCTTGGGCCTAGATGAAAATGATCGTCATGATCATGATGGCGATGATTGTGATCATGGTCATTGAAGGCCAATCTTGCACCTAATCCATAAAACCAACCAAATCGGACCTTCTCAATACTAAGAGTGTTTCTTCTCCAAGTGTAGTGAGAAGCTAATTGAAGATCATCGTCATCTCCAAAGTCATAGGCAAGGGTCGTATGGACAGTCACATCCTGACGTAAAAAATAATTTACAGACAGACCGGTTGGGGCACCAATGACAGCTCCTACTCCGAGCTTTTTGGCCTGGGCCAATTCAGGAAGCATTAAGAGTGAAAACATGAGCCATGGAACGATACGAAGCTTCGATTTAATCACATTAATTCCTTTGTAATTTTTGAACTAGTATTAAGGAGAAAGCTGTAATGAATATGGAGCCTGGATTTCTATTTTTTTAACGTATCGTTGAGTGGCGAGCTCGCTTAAAAATCTTTGATGGGGCCTGTGTCTTGTCGACAATTGAATTCTCCATAATTGCACTACGTCCTGCTGGTCCTGCATCACTTCTACCTTGTGACCCCAATCCATAATGATCTCTCGGACGAGAATGGGACCTTTGCCATCCAGATTGTCCACGTGAATCATATAGTAGACCCATTCATGTTCAAATAACGTTTTTTTATCCAGATAAGTTGGAATCCACAGAAGGACAAAAATCAAAAAAGTAACACTCAACCCGAAGACAAAATATCCCAGGCCGAACACCATTCCCACTGCGGCCGTGGCCCAGATTCCAGCGGCGGTAGTAAGACCGTTAATGACTCTACCCGAACGAAAAACCGCACCTGCACCCAGGAAACCTACTCCGGTCACAATCTGCGCCGGTATACGAGCTCCATCCATCATCATTTGCTGGTGATCAAATAACCGAGAAGTGAGAGTAAATACACAGGCCCCCATAGCGACCATCGCAAAAGTTCTTAGCCCTGCCGCTTTCTGAGCCTTTTCTCGCTCTTTTCCTACGACGATGCCTGAGAAGATGGCACCAAGACAGCTAAAAAAATAAGAAAATACCAATGGGATATGATCGAACAAATTATAAAGAAAGAAATCGTTGAGAAGTTCTAAACGCATAATGCCCCTAAAAAAATAAGGAATGTAATCGATGAATGATGAAGGAACGAATTTAGAAGAGTGAGGCCGTGAGCCCGTGTTTCCATGATTTCATAAAATGATTTTAGCTAACTGATTAATGAATGGAAATTGAATTATCTTTATCCATAATTTCTGCAATTAAATGGTCGTAAAAATCAGTCACCCGTTGTTCTTTATCGGAACCATTATAAATAAAACTAAAAGCAACTAAAGTGCCATCATTTTTCTTAGCGTAACCACCTAGGGCAATGGCGCCGGTAATAAATCCTGTTTTTGCCTTTACCCACTCTACTTTTGTAGAAGCGATCTTTCTCTTTTTTAAAGTCCCATCGACCCCTGCGACAGGCAGTGACTGCATGAAGACTTCATGTTGTTGCTTGTTACTAGCGATCCCTTGAAGAATTTTCAGCATATTGGCTGAAGAAATCTGATTTTGTGGGCTAAGACCTGATGGACTCACAAATGAGTACCCTTGTGGCGTCATCGCGAGACTCTTTGTTTCTTGATTGATGATCTTCACACCCTCAAAGATGGAACCTTGCTTATGATTTTTTACGGCAATTGCCTTTGCCAGCATTTCGGCCACATGGTTATTTGAATCTTTATTGAGGTCAGATAAAATTCCAAGCGTGTTTTTACCTCGATATTCCGCTAAGGCAAGTCCCGCACTCGGTGCCACTCCATTTAAAATTTTGCCGCTGATAGATATGCCCTGTTTCTTTAGACCATAGATAAGGTTGTGCCCTGACCAAAGATCGGGATCTGTGATATTTCTTTCAAATACTAAAGAACCATGTCCCTGCCCTAAACTACCTCTTAAAAGCAGGATATTTTCGCCATTTTTCTTGCGGCGTCTTTCAGCAATAACATCATTCGATCTTCCGCTTTTTGTTCTGATATGGCCTGATACTCTAACGTAATCATTTGGTGGGAAGACATCGACTTTCGCTTTCTCGCCATTTTTACCGGGAGTAATCGTGACCTTAATCGAGTTCCAATTGTAGGACATGGCCCCTACGGGAGCGTCGTAGATAAAGTCCGCGCGCTTATCCCCACGAGATTCATCATAACGAACATTATCGAAGTAAGAGTCATCGACAATGATGTCCCCTGTGATTTTTTTTACGCCTTTCTTCTTTAGGGCCAAGATGAGTTCGCTCATCCCTTCCGGGCCAAAGGAAGGATCACCTCCACCGATCAAGTAGAGATTCCCTTCAAGAGTCGAATTCACAATTCTACCATCGGTCTTGATTCTGGTAATGAATTGATGATCCAAGGAGAAGTTTTGAAGGACCGAGTATGATGTAACGACCTTCGACAGAGAAGCCAGAGTCAGCTTTTTGTTCGAATTGATATCAATTAATGTTTCTTTCTTACCGCCCACTTTGACCGTGAGAATAGAAAGTTTATCCGGTGAGATCTGGAATTTTTTAGCAAGATTTAAAGCTTCAGATTGCAATGTTTGAGCAAATAGACCGGTTGTTAAGCCACAAAATAAAAATGTCGAGGTGAATTTAAAAAACATTTCAGTCATCTCACGGATTAAAAGATAACTATAACTTGATTCAGGTTTTTTTGCCAGTAAACCACGATTTCAGAGTGATTTGCTCACATAACTACAAACTCTTGTTTTCTGAACATTCTAGTTAAAAGTGCGGTCAAAATAATAAGAGCACCAATGATTTGCTGCAATTCCATTTTCTCATTAAAGATAAAAGCTCCCCATAGAACGGCCGAAATCGGCTCCAGCATCATAATCAGAGAAAATTCGGTGCTCTTAATTTTTTGTAGGGCGGATAGTTCCAAGGTCAACGGAAGGACAGTGCTTATCATGGCAATTCCAGCAATGATCATCATCTGATTCATCGTGATATCGCCCATGACCTTAAGCTCTGACCGATAGAAAAGTAGTAAAGACAAGGCACCAAAAGTAATAATGTACATAGATGAAACAAGTGGATTCACCCGGTTCTGTACCTTCCCTGAAATCATAATGTAAAAGGCATAAATAATGGCGGACGCTATTCCTGCTATGGCCGCGGTCATCTCATGAACTTTAATTTGACCACCCAGGAGCAAAACCAATCCAAAAGCAGCTAATAAAAGAGACCCAACTTCGTGCTTGGTTAATTTATGTTTGGTGAAGATGCACGAAAACAAAGTCACCCAGAATGGATACGTATAAAGAATTAAAGACGCCATTGTCAGGCTTAGACCCTTAATGGAATAGAGATAAGTGATAGACATAAGCCCGTAACCACATACTCCCAGTAAAGCAAAAATTCCAATCTGCTTTGCAGGTAGAAGTACTGATTTACGACGAAATGAGAGAAGTAATATCCAAAGGAATAATGACGCTACCAAAAATCGATAAGACAATAATTGCCCAACCGTGAAGCCAGATTTGAAGGCCAACTTTCCAAACACCCCTAAAAGCCCAAAACAAAACGCAGTTAGTGAGGCCTCAATCATTCCAATAAAATATTGATTTGTTGTTTTCATTTGTTCGAATTGTAGCATTTTTAGAATAGAATGACTTTATGATTACTAGGTCAATTACTGATATAAAGCGCTACCCCCTGAAAAAGAATGATTTGCTTCAGGGCTGGGACGCCGCTGATTCCCTCATTCTTGAACATATTAAATCTCTGGATCTAACTGGTAAGCGCATACTCATTATTAACGATCAGTTCGGGGCCTTAAGCTGTGGCCTTTACGGCCATGACATCACCAGCTACACAGACTCCTATGTCAGCTATCGTGGAATACTTTTCAATAGCGAGCAGCAAATCACGCCGATTAGCAATCTCAAAGATCTTTCCGGGATATACGATTACGTTCTTCTTCAAATTCCAAAGAACATGTCTTTCCTGGAAGATATCCTGATTCACTTAACGAATCACCTTCTTCCTCATAGCAAACTGATTTGTGGATCAATGGTAAAGCACCTTGCCCCAACAAGCTTTGATCTAATAAATAAATATATCGGCACAACCTCTACTAGTCTTGCTGTGAAGAAGGCCCGACTGGTATTTGCAAATTTTGAGAAAGCGAAGGTCCCGAATATCTATCCACAGAAGATCAAGATGGATGGGTTTGAAAAAATTTTTACCAATCATTCAAACCTATTCAGTCGTGAGAAATTGGACATTGGAACCCGTTTTTTTCTTGAGCATATCCCTAAAGGCGACTTCAATGCGATTCTTGATCTTGGCTGCGCAAATGGCATCATTGGCATCAAGGCCAAGGAGTTAAATCCGAAGGCCCAGATTCATTACAGCGATGAATCCTTTATGGCGATCTTAAGTGCAAAAGAAAATTACCAAAATCATTTTACAGATGAACCCGTTCTTCACTGGACCAATTGCTACGAAGATGGCGCCAAGAACTCTCTCGATCTCATCTTGTGTAATCCCCCATTCCACCAAGGAACAACAGTGGGAGACTTCATCGCGACTCAGATGTTTAAAGATGGCCACAA
Encoded here:
- the purU gene encoding formyltetrahydrofolate deformylase, which produces MNHVLLINSRDQKGLISKISTILYQNDLNIVEMKEHVDRASDTFYMRCEFTGDGNIEAIKDKIKKELPANAQLTLNPKKKKDVVILATKEHHCLSDILIRHYFSELDIEIKCVIANHTNLKELVNKFGIEFVHISHENKTKEAFEQEILDYTKKFNPDYLVLAKFMRILSSNFVKHYPNKIINIHHSFLPAFIGANPYRQAYERGIKIIGATSHFVTDELDQGPIISQKTIQVDHSFSAEDMKKAGRDTERLALAEALNHAIDDRIFVMGNKTVILT
- a CDS encoding MgtC/SapB family protein produces the protein MRLELLNDFFLYNLFDHIPLVFSYFFSCLGAIFSGIVVGKEREKAQKAAGLRTFAMVAMGACVFTLTSRLFDHQQMMMDGARIPAQIVTGVGFLGAGAVFRSGRVINGLTTAAGIWATAAVGMVFGLGYFVFGLSVTFLIFVLLWIPTYLDKKTLFEHEWVYYMIHVDNLDGKGPILVREIIMDWGHKVEVMQDQQDVVQLWRIQLSTRHRPHQRFLSELATQRYVKKIEIQAPYSLQLSP
- the dacB gene encoding D-alanyl-D-alanine carboxypeptidase/D-alanyl-D-alanine endopeptidase, producing MTEMFFKFTSTFLFCGLTTGLFAQTLQSEALNLAKKFQISPDKLSILTVKVGGKKETLIDINSNKKLTLASLSKVVTSYSVLQNFSLDHQFITRIKTDGRIVNSTLEGNLYLIGGGDPSFGPEGMSELILALKKKGVKKITGDIIVDDSYFDNVRYDESRGDKRADFIYDAPVGAMSYNWNSIKVTITPGKNGEKAKVDVFPPNDYVRVSGHIRTKSGRSNDVIAERRRKKNGENILLLRGSLGQGHGSLVFERNITDPDLWSGHNLIYGLKKQGISISGKILNGVAPSAGLALAEYRGKNTLGILSDLNKDSNNHVAEMLAKAIAVKNHKQGSIFEGVKIINQETKSLAMTPQGYSFVSPSGLSPQNQISSANMLKILQGIASNKQQHEVFMQSLPVAGVDGTLKKRKIASTKVEWVKAKTGFITGAIALGGYAKKNDGTLVAFSFIYNGSDKEQRVTDFYDHLIAEIMDKDNSISIH
- a CDS encoding EamA family transporter; translated protein: MKTTNQYFIGMIEASLTAFCFGLLGVFGKLAFKSGFTVGQLLSYRFLVASLFLWILLLSFRRKSVLLPAKQIGIFALLGVCGYGLMSITYLYSIKGLSLTMASLILYTYPFWVTLFSCIFTKHKLTKHEVGSLLLAAFGLVLLLGGQIKVHEMTAAIAGIASAIIYAFYIMISGKVQNRVNPLVSSMYIITFGALSLLLFYRSELKVMGDITMNQMMIIAGIAMISTVLPLTLELSALQKIKSTEFSLIMMLEPISAVLWGAFIFNEKMELQQIIGALIILTALLTRMFRKQEFVVM
- a CDS encoding methyltransferase, translating into MITRSITDIKRYPLKKNDLLQGWDAADSLILEHIKSLDLTGKRILIINDQFGALSCGLYGHDITSYTDSYVSYRGILFNSEQQITPISNLKDLSGIYDYVLLQIPKNMSFLEDILIHLTNHLLPHSKLICGSMVKHLAPTSFDLINKYIGTTSTSLAVKKARLVFANFEKAKVPNIYPQKIKMDGFEKIFTNHSNLFSREKLDIGTRFFLEHIPKGDFNAILDLGCANGIIGIKAKELNPKAQIHYSDESFMAILSAKENYQNHFTDEPVLHWTNCYEDGAKNSLDLILCNPPFHQGTTVGDFIATQMFKDGHNALKKGGSIRVIGNSHLGYQVKLKQIFGNSKIVATNNKFMIVDAQKI